The following proteins are encoded in a genomic region of Marasmius oreades isolate 03SP1 chromosome 10, whole genome shotgun sequence:
- a CDS encoding uncharacterized protein (CAZy:GH16) → MAAPNDQSFGQFSPSNPFDPPSSSSNMSSPSQPASPNSSALLLNPFSGGSTNSKQAGGKGSMVLYRFTSENELSSRSNRFSANSAYSDTGSLLARVDDKYPAFSSTPTTPTLSRNNSSNRLPHAALFASSSSTISNSPLPSSNPPRGLVPYEYDPVADSMLNDEEDVLHDPKASPEQEKRLYSSASGVSWRGVWNVGMLVLLVAGLLSLFLLYPIILEVRDATRKALIGDNIRVNATGQIPSLNAVRDLVDRDTPESAKTRKGFDGEDYVLVFSDEFEQPGRTFYPGDDPYFEAMDLWYGVTADLEWYDPQQVTTRDGALVITMDSADWKTAGSTPGSTAPFTPAENHNLTYRSGMLQTWNKLCFTSGYIEVSVILPGKDGQAQGYWPGAWTMGNLGRAGYRATTDAMWPYSYDECDVGTFINQTEKGNTGPPAAVYTDKGWTEYDKRLSVLNGQRLSACTCPNSDHPGPWAKIDGTERYRGRGAPEIDIIEVQKDQKVDEITGEIALGNVASQSSQFAPFTHDYNIDDVAEANFKIYNASRTYGNPYHGSPLQQAVSALTKVPADGFQGIPNRRFVTYGFEYWGNPDDRSNSFVTFQVDGQPSYRMGYGAVGPDKGEGGSQVGQRIVPEEPMYILLNMGISPNWQNINLETLLFPAEMLFDYVRIYQRKGHVNVGCNPKDYPTADYISRHLDQYTAINATKWTGGSPRNRLYDGC, encoded by the exons ATGGCAGCGCCCAACGACCAGTCGTTTGGGCAGTTTAGTCCCTCTAATCCGTTTGaccctccttcttcttcatccaacaTGTCCTCTCCCAGTCAGCCAGCCTCTCCTAACAGTAGTGCCTTGCTCCTGAACCCGTTCTCTGGTGGCAGCACAAATTCAAAGCAAGCAGGAGGGAAAGGTTCCATGGTTCTCTATCGTTTCACCTCAGAAAACGAATTGTCGAGCAGAAGCAACAGATTTTCTGCCAACTCTGCCTACTCCGACACAGGTTCTCTTCTTGCGAGAGTCGACGACAAGTATCCTGCATTCTCGTCAACCCCAACCACTCCTACTCTCTCTCGCAATAATTCTTCCAATCGTCTACCCCATGCTGCTCTCTTcgcctcttcatcttccacaATAAGCAACTCCCCCTTACCTTCATCCAATCCTCCACGAGGTCTTGTTCCCTATGAATATGACCCTGTCGCTGATTCCATGCTcaatgacgaagaagacgtcTTGCACGACCCCAAGGCATCACCCGAGCAAGAAAAGCGACTATACTCCAGCGCTTCTGGTGTGAGTTGGAGAGGAGTATGGAACGTCGGAATGCTCGTCCTTCTTGTCGCCGGCTTACTGTCTCTCTTCCTGCTTTATCCCATAATCTTAGAAGTCAGAGATGCTACCAGGAAAGCTCTTATCGGTGACAACATTCG GGTAAACGCAACCGGTCAAATTCCTTCACTCAATGCCGTACGCGACCTGGTCGACCGAGACACTCCTGAATCAGCCAAGACTCGCAAAGGCTTCGATGGTGAGGACTACGTCCTCGTCTTTTCTGACGAATTCGAACAACCTGGTCGGACCTTCTATCCGGGGGATGACCCTTATTTCGAGGCGATGGACCTTTGGTATGGTGTCACGGCTGATCTAGAATGGTATGACCCTCAGCAAGTGACGACGAGAGATGGTGCATTGGTCATTACGATGGACTCTGCGGACTGGAAAACTGCTGGATCGACACCAGGATCGACGGCCCCCTTTACGCCTGCGGAAAACCATAATCTTACGTATAGAAGTGGCATGTTGCAGACATGGAACAAGCTGTGTTTTACAA GTGGATATATTGAGGTCTCTGTCATCTTGCCCGGTAAGGATGGTCAAGCGCAAGGATACTGGCCTGGTGCCTGGACAATGGGTAATTTAGGAAGAGCTGGATACAGGGCTACTACAGACGCGATGTGGCCATATTC TTACGATGAATGTGATGTCGGAACGTTCATCAATCAGACAGAGAAGGGAAACACAGGACCCCCAGCAGCTGTCTACACAGATAAGGGTTGGACAGAATACGACAAACGGCTTAGCGTGTTGAATGGTCAAAGGTTGAG TGCATGCACATGTCCTAATTCCGACCATCCCGGACCCTGGGCAAAGATTGACGGAACGGAACGTTACAGAGGACGGGGTGCTCCCGAAATCGATATCatcgaagtacagaaagacCAGAAAGTAGATGAAATCACCGGTGAAATTGCACTCGGTAACGTAGCGAGTCAGAGTTCTCAGTTTGCGCCGTTCACGCACGACTATAATATCGATGAT GTTGCGGAGGCCAACTTCAAGATCTACAACGCTTCACGGACATATGGCAACCCATATCATGGATCGCCTTTGCAGCAGGCCGTTTCTGCATTGACCAAGGTCCCTGCGGATGGTTTCCAGGGTATACCAAACAGAAGGTTTGTTACGTATG GCTTTGAATACTGGGGAAACCCAGACGACCGATCCAACTCATTCGTCACGTTCCAAGTCGACGGACAACCCTCTTATCGAATGGGATATGGTGCTGTCGGTCCTGATAAAGGCGAGGGTGGAAGTCAGGTTGGGCAGAGAATTGTCCCGGAGGAACCGATGTATATACTTTTGAATATGGGCATAAGTC CAAACTGGCAAAATATCAACCTGGAAACACTGTTGTTCCCAGCTGAGATGTTGTTTGACTACGTTCGAATCTATCAACGCAAGGGTCATGTCAATGTAGGATGTAATCCGAAAGACTACCCGACTGCGGATTATATCAGTAGGCACCTGGATCAATATACAG CCATCAACGCAACAAAATGGACAGGAGGAAGCCCGCGCAACCGGTTGTATGATGGATGTTGA
- a CDS encoding uncharacterized protein (BUSCO:EOG09262H1X) — MATWYHAALPSKLLSGAHPSLSAFSRYYWVIDSYKSNCTLAAFTYLPKLSFPGSSTTRASQRLTQISRRFTTNSPSKMPPIYNKPQVEKYDYVVIGGGSGGSGTSRRAASYGKKVAIIEATDRPGGTCVNVGCVPKKIMWHAADLREKIMFHAKGYKLEDLPDAPKFDWSSFKTQRDAYIRKLNNIYHSNWDKAGIELHQGLGRLTSKNTVEITPPGGEKYTLNADQICVAVGGTPTTPKDDEIPGASLGIDSDGFFALEEQPKRVAVVGAGYIAVELAGVFNALGSETHLIIRGESVLRTFDPAIQEVITPWMEHSGVKIHKTSKVVKVQGQKGQTLTLETNKGEKIEVDCLLWAIGRHPCTKGMGLEENGVKLDGKGNIVVDEYQTTSVPNITSIGDVQGKALLTPVAIAAGRRLSNRLFGPPQFKDDKLSYEDIPTVVFSHPTIGTVGLTEPEARKKYGDAAVKIYKSNFRALYFSMIPEEHKEPTMYKLVCVGPEERVVGIHIIGLGSDEIMQGFAVAVKMKATKKDFDSTVAIHPTSAEELVTMA; from the exons ATGGCGACATGGTACCATGCCGCACTTCCCTCCAAGCTACTGTCGGGAGCTCACCCCTCTCTTTCGGCCTTTTCGCGTTATTATTGGGTTATCGATTCTTATAAATCAAACTGCACTCTGGCGGCCTTTACTTATCTCCCCAAGCTGTCTTTCCCCGGCTCTTCCACCACCAGAGCTTCCCAAAGATTGACACAG ATTTCGCGGAGATTTACGACTAATTCACCTTCAAAGATGCCTCCCATTTATAACAAACCTCAAGTGGAAAAGTACGACTATGTAGTCATCGGTGGTGGGAGCGGTGGGAGCGGAACATCC AGACGTGCAGCATCGTATGGAAAGAAAGTTGCCATCATAGAAGCAACAGACCGCCCTGGTGGTACTTGCGTCAATGTCG GATGTGTACCCAAGAAG ATAATGTGGCACGCCGCCGATCTACGCGAAAAAATCATGTTCCACGCCAAAGGCTACAAACTCGAAGATCTCCCCGACGCACCCAAATTCGACTGGAGCTCCTTCAAAACTCAACGAGACGCATACATCCGCAAACTCAACAACATCTACCACTCCAACTGGGATAAAGCCGGGATAGAGCTGCATCAAGGACTCGGACGTTTGACGTCCAAGAACACTGTCGAGATCACTCCACCTGGTGGGGAGAAGTACACTTTGAATGCCGACCAGATCTGTGTCGCTGTTGGCGGCACTCCGACTACCCCAAAGGACGATGAGATCCCAGGCGCCAGCCTCGGAATTGATTCTGACGGGTTTTTCGCTCTCGAGGAACAACCGAAGCGGGTAGCTGTCGTCGGAGCCGGGTATATTGCTGTTGAGCTTGCCGGGGTTTTCAACGCGTTGGGGAGCGAGACCCATTTGATCATTCGTGGAGAGTCGGTTCTCAGGACTTTTGATCCTGCGATCCAAGAGGTGATCACTCCGTGGATGGAACACAGCGGTGTGAAGATTCACAAAACCAGTAAAGTTGTCAAAGTCCAGGGACAAAAGGGACAGACCTTGACTTTGGAGACTAACAAGGGCGAGAAGATCGAAGTGGATTGTCTGCTTTGGGCTATCGGACGTCACCCGTGTACGAAGGGCATGGGTTTGGAGGAGAACGGTGTGAAACTGGACGGGAAGGGGAACATTGTCGTTGATGAGTACCAGACCACCTCCGTTCCGAACATCACCTCCATTGGGGACGTTCAGGGTAAAGCTCTCCTGACCCCTGTCGCTATCGCAGCAGGGAGAAGGCTTTCGAACAGACTGTTCGGGCCACCGCAGTTCAAGGACGATAAGTTGAGCTATGAAGATATACCGACTGTTGTTTTCTC TCACCCTACAATTGGTACTGTTGGGCTTACTGAGCCTGAAGCACGTAAGAAGTACGGTGATGCGGCTGTCAAGATCT ATAAATCCAACTTCCGGGCTCTGTACTTCTCGATGATCCCCGAGGAACACAAGGAGCCAACGATGTACAAGCTTGTTTGTGTTGGCCCGGAAGAACGTGTTGTTGGTATTCACATCATTGGTCTGGGAAGTGATGAGATAATGCAAGGATTCGCTGTTGCTGTGAAGATGAAAG CGACCAAGAAAGACTTTGACTCGACGGTTGCTATTCACCCCACGTCCGCTGAAG AACTCGTAACGATGGCTTGA
- a CDS encoding uncharacterized protein (BUSCO:EOG09264LBC): protein MSSKLVVSSVRGSVKELLAEATGEKKRNFVETVELQVGLKNYDPQRDKRFSGSVKLPNVPRPRMSICILADAADIDRAKQIDLEYMSVDDLKKLNKNKKLVKKLAKKYDAFLASEALIKQIPRLLGPGLSKAGKFPTPISHSEDLSNKLTDVRSTIKFQLKKVLCLGVAVGHVQMNDDQVLANVMLAINFLVSLLKKNWQNVKSLHIKSTMGKPVRLF from the exons ATGAG CTCGAAGCTCGTAGTGTCAAGCGTGCGGGGTTCCGTCAAGGAGCTACTTGCTGAAGCAACTGgcgagaagaaaaggaactTTGTCGAAACCGTCGAGCTCCAGGTCGGCCTCAAAAATTATGACCCTCAACGTGACAAGCGTTTTTCTGGATCCGTCAA ACTTCCAAATGTCCCCCGCCCTCGCATGTCGATCTGCATTCTCGCTGATGCTGCAGATATCGACCGTGCGAAGCAAATTGACCTGGAGTACATGTCTGTCGATGATCTGAAGAA GCtgaacaaaaacaaaaagctCGTGAAAAAACTCGCCAAAAAATATGATGCTTTCCTTGCCTCTGAGGCTCTCATCAAGCAAATCCCTCGTCTGCTTGGTCCCGGTCTTTCCAAAG CCGGCAAGTTCCCCACCCCGATCTCACACTCGGAAGACCTCAGCAACAAGCTTACGGATGTTCGTTCTACCATCAAATTCCAATTGAAGAAGGTTCTATGTTTGGGTGTCGCCGTCGGTCATGTCCAAATGAATGATGACCAAGTCCTCGCTAACGTTATGCTTG CCATCAACTTCCTCGTCTCACTTTTGAAGAAAAACTGGCAAAATGTGAAGTCACTTCACATAAAGTCCACGATGGGCAAGCCCGTCCGTCTCTTTTAG